In the Centroberyx gerrardi isolate f3 chromosome 9, fCenGer3.hap1.cur.20231027, whole genome shotgun sequence genome, one interval contains:
- the itgb3bp gene encoding centromere protein R, whose product MDNTQSHTPSKIPAPDRNYSPLTGTASLPPGHAIATTHKQKVPQTDREKLDSLRSKLEGSEDAFIKARKELEEIVSAEGSSKLRSFFTRGSADLKTELKRHRELTSRVESSLEGNDARQNPFQGGTRTGSSYEFLKSIMG is encoded by the exons ATGGATAATACCCAAAGT CATACACCTTCCAAAATACCTGCACCTGACAGAAACTACTCTCCCTTGACTGGCACTGCAAGTCTTCCACCAG GCCATGCCATAGCCACCACGCATAAACAGAAGGTCCCACAGACGGATAGAGAGAA ACTGGACTCCCTGAGATCTAAACTGGAAGGATCAGAGGATGCATTCATCAAGGCCAGGAAAGAGCTGGAGGAAATAGTC tcagcagagggcagcagcaAACTGAGGAGTTTCTTCACTAGAGGTTCTGCTGACTTGAAGACTGAActgaagagacacagagagctgA caTCAAGAGTAGAGTCCTCTTTGGAAGGAAATGATGCTCGCCAGAACCCCTTTCAAG GTGGCACGAGGACGGGGAGTTCCTATGAGTTCCTGAAGTCCATTATGGGTTGA